A genomic region of Raphanus sativus cultivar WK10039 chromosome 6, ASM80110v3, whole genome shotgun sequence contains the following coding sequences:
- the LOC108812209 gene encoding exportin-2, giving the protein MEWNPETLQNLSQCFLHTLSPIPEPRRAAERSLSEAADLPNYGLAVLRLVAEPSVEEQTRHAAAVNFKNHLRSRWLPSADSGISPIMDSEKEQIKTLIVSLMLSSSPRIQSQLSEALAVIGKHDFPRNWPALLPELVSSLQKAALAGDYASVNGILGTANSIFKNFRHQYRTDELFLDIKYCLGIFALPLQEIFIKTDSLIDSAVSSGGSAANLKPLFESQKLCCRIFLSLNFQDLPEFFEDNMEKWMTVFKKCLSSNYPALESTADGLTLVDDLRAAVCENINLYMEKYEEEFRVFLEGFASAVWTLLRDVSKSPSRDQLATTAIKFLTTVSTSAHHALFAGENVIKEICQSIVIPNVSLREEDEELFEMNYIEFIRRDMEGSDVDTRRRIACELLKGLATNYKGQVIEVVSHEIQKLLSSFSTNPAVQWKDKDCAIYLVVSLATKKAGGASVSTDLIDVQSFFANIILPELQSQDVNSFPMLKAGSLKFLTMFRSHLPKPFAMQLFPELVRFLKAESNVVHSYAASCIEKLLLVKDEGGRSRYVAGDISPFLLQLMTNLFDALKFPESEENQYIMKCIMRVLGVAEISSEVAGPCIGGLTSVLSEVCKNPKNPTFNHYIFESVAVLVRRACERDISLISAFETSLFPSLQMILANDIAEFLPYAFQLLAQLVELNRPPLSPNYMQIFLLLLSPESWKRSGNVPALVRLLQAFLQKAPHEVTQENRLNQVLGIFNKLVAAPSTDEQGFYVLNTVIEYLDYGAIAPFMTGIWSALFTRLQNKKTLKFQKSLVVFMSLFVVKHGHAHLVDTMNTVQPNIFTAIVQQIWIPNVKLIMGSIEVKLTAVAATRLICETPALLNPAASNIWGAMLDSIVTLISRPEQERAVEEPEMPEGLENAGYTAAFVSLHNAGRREADPLPDIRDPKQFVVASLARLSAASPGRYPQIIGENLEKANQAALLQLCSAYSSVIV; this is encoded by the coding sequence ATGGAGTGGAATCCGGAGACTCTCCAGAACCTCTCGCAGTGCTTTCTCCACACTCTCTCCCCCATCCCCGAGCCTCGTCGCGCTGCCGAGAGATCTCTATCGGAAGCCGCCGATCTGCCTAACTACGGCTTGGCCGTGCTCCGTCTGGTCGCGGAGCCTTCGGTGGAGGAGCAGACTCGTCACGCCGCCGCCGTCAACTTCAAAAACCACCTCCGTTCGCGGTGGCTCCCTTCTGCCGACTCCGGCATCTCTCCGATCATGGATTCGGAGAAGGAGCAGATCAAGACGCTCATCGTCTCGCTCATGCTCTCTTCCTCCCCTCGAATCCAGAGCCAGCTCAGCGAAGCCCTAGCCGTCATCGGTAAGCACGATTTCCCGAGAAACTGGCCTGCGTTACTTCCGGAGCTCGTCTCCAGCCTCCAGAAAGCTGCTCTCGCCGGAGACTACGCGTCCGTTAACGGTATCCTCGGTACTGCGAACTCGATTTTTAAGAACTTTAGGCATCAGTATAGAACCGACGAGCTGTTTCTTGATATTAAGTATTGCCTTGGGATCTTCGCTCTTCCGTTGCAAGAGATTTTCATTAAAACGGACTCTCTGATTGATTCCGCTGTGAGCTCTGGTGGATCGGCTGCGAACCTTAAGCCTCTATTCGAGTCTCAGAAGCTTTGCTGCAGGATATTCTTGTCGTTGAACTTTCAGGACTTGCCCGAGTTCTTCGAGGATAATATGGAGAAGTGGATGACAGTGTTTAAGAAGTGTTTATCCTCCAACTATCCCGCCTTGGAAAGCACAGCAGACGGGTTGACGCTTGTGGATGATCTTCGTGCCGCTGTTTGTGAGAACATTAACCTGTACATGGAGAAGTACGAAGAAGAGTTCCGAGTGTTTTTGGAGGGCTTTGCATCAGCTGTGTGGACATTACTCAGGGATGTGTCGAAGTCTCCTAGTAGAGATCAGCTAGCTACTACAGCAATCAAGTTTTTGACCACTGTGAGCACAAGTGCGCACCATGCTTTGTTTGCTGGAGAGAATGTGATCAAGGAAATCTGCCAGAGCATTGTGATTCCTAATGTTTCTTTGAGGGAGGAAGATGAAGAGCTGTTCGAGATGAACTATATTGAGTTTATCCGTAGAGACATGGAGGGAAGCGATGTGGACACTAGAAGGAGAATCGCTTGTGAGCTGCTTAAAGGACTTGCCACAAATTACAAAGGACAAGTGATAGAAGTGGTTTCTCATGAGATACAGAAGCTTTTGAGTTCCTTTTCAACGAATCCGGCTGTACAGTGGAAAGACAAGGATTGTGCAATTTACTTGGTCGTCTCCCTGGCTACTAAGAAGGCAGGTGGTGCGTCTGTATCCACAGATCTTATTGATGTTCAAAGCTTCTTTGCAAACATTATTCTCCCCGAGTTGCAAAGCCAAGACGTCAACAGTTTCCCAATGCTGAAGGCTGGGTCTTTGAAGTTCTTAACAATGTTTCGCAGTCATCTACCAAAGCCCTTTGCAATGCAGTTGTTCCCGGAGCTGGTCCGGTTCCTAAAAGCAGAGTCAAACGTGGTGCACTCATATGCCGCTAGCTGCATAGAGAAGCTCTTGTTAGTAAAGGACGAAGGTGGAAGGAGCAGGTATGTCGCTGGTGATATAAGTCCGTTTTTGCTGCAGCTGATGACGAATCTGTTTGATGCACTGAAGTTTCCTGAATCCGAGGAGAATCAATATATTATGAAGTGTATAATGCGTGTCCTCGGTGTTGCTGAAATCAGTAGTGAGGTTGCTGGACCTTGCATCGGTGGCTTGACCTCTGTTCTTAGTGAAGTTTGCAAAAACCCGAAGAATCCTACCTTTAATCACTACATCTTTGAGTCTGTGGCTGTACTTGTTcgaagggcatgtgaacgtgaTATATCTCTTATATCTGCATTTGAAACGAGTCTGTTCCCAAGCCTGCAGATGATATTGGCCAATGATATCGCAGAGTTCTTGCCTTATGCGTTTCAGCTGCTAGCTCAGCTTGTTGAGCTCAACAGACCGCCCCTCTCCCCAAACTACATGCAGATCTTTTTGCTGCTCCTCTCGCCTGAGTCTTGGAAGAGAAGCGGCAATGTTCCAGCTCTAGTGCGTTTGCTCCAGGCTTTCCTGCAGAAAGCACCTCATGAGGTTACTCAAGAGAATCGGTTGAATCAAGTGCTTGGAATATTTAACAAACTGGTTGCTGCTCCTAGCACAGATGAGCAAGGATTTTATGTACTCAATACTGTTATTGAGTATCTCGACTACGGTGCCATTGCTCCATTCATGACGGGTATATGGAGTGCTCTGTTCACACGTCTTCAGAACAAGAAGACTCTGAAGTTCCAGAAATCGCTAGTGGTATTCATGTCCCTCTTCGTGGTGAAGCACGGACATGCTCATCTAGTCGACACTATGAATACTGTTCAGCCCAACATCTTCACTGCCATCGTGCAGCAAATCTGGATTCCAAACGTTAAGCTGATCATGGGAAGTATCGAGGTAAAGTTAACTGCAGTTGCCGCAACGAGGCTCATATGTGAGACACCAGCCCTTCTTAATCCAGCAGCTTCTAATATCTGGGGGGCTATGCTGGACAGTATAGTGACGCTTATTTCAAGGCCTGAGCAGGAAAGAGCCGTTGAAGAACCTGAAATGCCAGAAGGCTTGGAGAATGCTGGATACACAGCTGCGTTTGTGAGTCTTCACAATGCTGGGAGAAGGGAAGCGGATCCTCTCCCAGACATTAGAGATCCGAAGCAGTTCGTGGTTGCTTCTTTGGCCAGGCTTTCTGCTGCTTCTCCTGGTAGATACCCGCAGATAATTGGTGAGAATCTCGAAAAAGCTAACCAGGCAGCTTTGCTCCAGCTCTGCAGCGCTTACAGCAGTGTAATCGTTTGA